The DNA sequence TGAGTACTTACCATAGAAtgaattataatgttatacAGTTAATCGTAATCATAATAACTATGCCGTAATTTATTATCCATCGTTGGAAATCTAGTCCCAAGGCGCCACAATACTCTGTTCTCAGTATTTATCTTATAATCACTGCCGGCTATCAATCTCTATGGTCCAGCGGCAGCGGGAGACTCGGTTAGAGGGTGTCCCACACCACGTTAATTTTactggtggactaggcctaaaccattCAGGACGTCACGTCATGGGCCATGATGATGATTCATACAATCCttacatcataattatataggtGTTACGGCGTGCTTAacgttttataataacaataggTCCTACCAAACGATCTATTTTTATCCTTTTTACATAGTCAACTCGTGGTTGGTCTACTGCTCCTTGTACCGGTTTTTCGACAAATGTGGTACAAtatggttttatttttcagaaaGAAGCAGAGAGACTTCTTCTATGCCAGAAATCATGAAAGCACGAAACTACGCGTCTTTGACAACCGCatcacaaataaattaaatcatttcATATGGCATTTAGGAAAACTCATAGATAAGCTTGTTACGGCTAGTGCAGTAAGAATTATACGTGTTATGGAAtacttttgtaaaaataaagtgtaaaacattgtaggtattataggtACATGCTTAACTATCCTACCAAATAAGTGttctttaataattaaaatggcATTTCATGTGGCTTATTTAATCTTAACTatctacctattattacattattagtATGAATATCAATCGGGTTCATTTATATGaatagtttgtaagtatattataaccatgttaagtattttaataaaaaacatacttatgcAGTAAAATagtctttattttttatcacctAGTTATACATAGTTTTATCATCTGGTTAATAAGAATAAGTTATCAATTTGCATTTTAAGTCAATGTTTGgtcaaaatcaaatcaacaACTGTACTTTATGCTATGACGCAGATGGAGATAGGACCGCTGTGACCCCGCTGGTGTCCAGAGACATTCGGCTGGAGCCCCGAGGcaagtcatcatcatctagAGCCTCTCTCATACGTCTCTTGTATATCTCACTGTCTGGATTATTCTCTTGATTGCGGCATCTGTCTAGTTTCTTCTCTATAAGTCGTACTCGCTCCCTGGCTGGGCTCTCTACCATTTTCACCATGGAGCGTATTTTACGGACAGCCTCGATCAGCACGGCTAGCTTGTCTGGTCCAGCCTCATGGAACAGCATGTCCGTGACGTAACGGTCCAAGTTCTCCTGCTCCTTGCTGGCAGCATGAAGAACCGCTGCCAATGCAATTTGAGACGGAGCATACAACAGGCATCCATCAGTCAAGAACACTTTTTCTAAGAACTCATCTATGCCTCCCCTCAGTCTTTCTGGATTGGCAAGAGAACATCTCGTCTTGATGTCAATGAGGAAGCCTTCAACAGGCCTGAACGGGTTGTGGATTGTCAAGTGATAGTTCAGTTGCTGCATTAGCAGCAGTTCATTATTTAGGATGATATCTGAGGCCTTTTCTCTGTCGCCTTTGATGTTGGCTACAAATTGGCCGATAGACACGTTAAACTCTTCGACTTTACACGCCAGGTACACGCACGTGGCTAATATCTCTTTAGGGTGGTAGTCCATTGATGAGTTGTACAGATAGAAGCGTTTGAAGTAATGGAAGGCGGTCCCGACGACTCCCTTCGGCATGGGGGGGCTGAATCTCTTGCAGAACTCCTTGAGATGGAGCTCGTACTGCCGCAGCAAGAGTCTCTCCTCGTCTGGAGACAGGAAGTAGTTGTACCTCTGGAACTCGTCGACCTGCGTGCCATGACGCGAGATGTATTCCAAGTTGTGCTTCTCCCGCAGACGAGCCAGCTCGCCCTCGTCACTGAATGTCCACGCTTTTCGTTGTGAACTCGTAGAAAACATGGTCTATGTTTTAAcgactaaaattaaattacaaaaaataaacaaacccCACACAACAACCGTTCCCTAACTTTGACAGtgtttgacattgacattgacaactACACACTACTACActatttgacattgacattttaggtttttaataatattgctAGTATTCTAAATTGATATAGCCGGGTAAACAGTAAAACATGCCTGTGTCCTGCTGAAGGGACCAAAAAGGgacttaaatttataaatagaagCTAGAAAAATCATAACCCTCCTTTTCGCTTCACTgtagtcgggtaaaaagaCGGTGAGCGGTGGCGGCGGTGGTATGAGAGAAAGTTTAGGTATCAACTGCACTGTATTTAGTTAAGTACTCTTTAAATATAGACAGCTAAAACTCCCTATTGTAtggtagtttttttatatatggcaactttattaaaatgatcGTTCCGGTATACAAAAAATTAAAGTTCCCTTCAAATTTAAATCGTTATTTTTTCcgaagataataattattatgacctgaaattttcttaaacaaacaaattctGTGTTTTTTATACCTTTTACCTACTGATCTAAAATTAATCCTACTTAATTAAGCGATAGTTTTTGACATCCTACTACGCTACGCTATACGATTCAACAAAACCGTGCGAAACGGAGCGTGAAATTATTTTCCGTCGCTGTGTCATCCAACCCATAGAAATTGgactatttttatattaaaattgctATTTAATCAAGTTTTATCAACAAATTCATCATGTCCAGAGGAGGAGAGAGACCAAACCAAGCGCAGACATATAAATTAGTAGtggtcggcggcggcggtgtaGGGAAAAGTGCGATCACAATACAGTTCATTCAGGTAAGTTTACACCTTATTAGGTTATTGGTACGCCTACGAATCATATGCTGGTTTATTCTTACTCTTttacctataaaaaaaaccttttaatATATCCGCCTACCGCTTAAAATACCATCTGTTAGCTGCAGCTTTGCCATTTGATGTTCAAATAGGTGTTTGGTTGTATGTCAAGGTTTGGGCAGATGCTTTGCCGCCCACTGGCCCGTATATGACTGATAGACCACTGTTTTATGTTCCAGAGCTACTTCGTGACAGATTATGACCCGACCATTGAGGACAGTTACACAAAACAGTGTGTCATCGATGATGTGCCCGCTAAATTGGACAGTAAGTACTCTATTTGTTAGCCTCAAGTAGATGCTCAGAAACAAGAGTTGTTAGGCCTAGTTACTGTACTTGGTGATTGCAAATAACTTGTTGttattcatcatcacacaTAAAAGACATCCACAAGATGAATCATCATCACACAAGAAGAAGTTAGTAAAGacataatattaatcaaaaaacatttacttacTACCAATACCTTTTTTTAcgaggaaagacatctgagaggacccttattacattcggataagggtagtttttgtttgtatctgatgtctttccccgtgaaacaaggtatagttaataaaatttgaaattttaatcTCATAATGAAAAACAAGTTTACTAcatactctattctattctgtgggGATATATTAGTACCTACACCTCATTCACTGTAATTGAACCTTTGGGCATATCTGCAACAGGTCTATTCTGCCTTCACtcgtccactgcgggttggtgggttcacataataatatctagatgtgctaaatctagatatgcaagTTTTCTCATGATGtttttccttcactgtaagagTAACGGTATACTTctatattgtacttaaattcaaacaACTCATTGGTATTTACATGTCAGAGATGGGATTTGAATCTGCTGGTGAGAGAAGTGGCCGATTACccaactgagctaccacctCTCATGTTCAGTACTCTTTAtcttaaaatgtataagtaaaaAGGCCATCTGTtgtttttgtaagtactttgTAAGTGTAGGCTATAGTGGGATTAGAGTAGGTGTATTAGTACATAAAAAAcgaatacttacataatttgtTTAGAGTATTCAATATGTGGGTTACACCATTTAGAAGTATAATTCAGAATAGctaattgtttgtatttttaaaataaaaaatggctTATCTCTGTGTGTATCGAAAAAAAACCCTGAAAAAATCAAACCATTAAAGACTAATTAGACGAAAACCCCATCTCGCCTTGCCAGTGGaaacttatttattagatCAGATCCATCATACATATTAGAACATCCAGACATACAAAAGAGCTCACCACACAGATTATACGCCCTGGGTGGGATTCAAACCCACGGCCCATGCAACAGAAGTGGGTTTGCTACTGCCTAAACTATGGTGTCATTGAATCGAGGCAAGAAACTTATCTATACATAAGGGCCGACAGAAAAGGTTCTATTTCCCAACATAGTTCACACATGTGTGCTCACTCACCAGTACCTAATGCTATGTGTTTATTTGCGTTGGCGATTCTGTGTTTCGGCCTTTAGGTAACTGGGTCAAGGTTTGCCCATTTTCGACGAAAGCATGCGTATTGTTCTCGGAAAACATTTGCCATataaaactaagttttaattaatttcgtATTTGGGTTTCCTCTCCAGTACATTACTTGGAAATTGTTCTCGCTGGGCAGTATGAAGGACATAGCTTACTCaacttacatacttacttgAAATATTCGTAATGTTTTTAAAGTACACTGAATGAGGTCCCAAGATAAATCAATATTTCTGTGGTTGTAGACCTCGTTGTTCTACGAGTATGATTCTATGTAAAGCTCTCCATGTTATCTACAATGTTCcgaaaattgataatgcactaGAACCTTGTCAAATTCGAGTGTCAAAATTTTGTCGAAGCTCGTGTCGCCGTATTG is a window from the Plutella xylostella chromosome 7, ilPluXylo3.1, whole genome shotgun sequence genome containing:
- the LOC105386385 gene encoding cyclin-H; this encodes MFSTSSQRKAWTFSDEGELARLREKHNLEYISRHGTQVDEFQRYNYFLSPDEERLLLRQYELHLKEFCKRFSPPMPKGVVGTAFHYFKRFYLYNSSMDYHPKEILATCVYLACKVEEFNVSIGQFVANIKGDREKASDIILNNELLLMQQLNYHLTIHNPFRPVEGFLIDIKTRCSLANPERLRGGIDEFLEKVFLTDGCLLYAPSQIALAAVLHAASKEQENLDRYVTDMLFHEAGPDKLAVLIEAVRKIRSMVKMVESPARERVRLIEKKLDRCRNQENNPDSEIYKRRMREALDDDDLPRGSSRMSLDTSGVTAVLSPSAS